A region from the Brachyspira hampsonii genome encodes:
- the aroD gene encoding type I 3-dehydroquinate dehydratase encodes MENIVKIKNVKLGDGIPKICIPVVEKNGKDITKYIKEISKLPVDIIEWRADFFIDDISEYNNDFDDIISFAKEIKKSSSKPILFTLRSNKEGGNIKYDKYESIINLYDNIIKNKCFELIDLELLNLKENDIKKLIKSASSNNIKTIISNHDFNKTPSKKEIISRINKMIKLKCDIAKVAYMPKNKKDVITLLDASSDIKNFPIIAISMGNIGIISRIFGSVLTFASAKRSSAPGQIESMKLKYILDTVYEKI; translated from the coding sequence ATGGAGAATATAGTAAAAATAAAAAATGTTAAATTGGGAGACGGTATTCCAAAAATATGCATACCTGTAGTTGAAAAAAATGGAAAGGATATCACTAAATATATAAAAGAAATAAGCAAACTTCCTGTTGATATTATAGAATGGAGGGCTGATTTTTTCATAGATGATATATCTGAATATAATAATGATTTTGATGATATAATCTCATTTGCAAAAGAAATAAAAAAATCAAGCAGCAAACCTATACTATTTACTTTAAGGAGCAATAAAGAAGGAGGAAATATTAAATATGACAAATATGAAAGCATTATAAATTTATATGATAATATAATAAAAAATAAATGCTTTGAATTGATAGATTTAGAATTATTAAATTTAAAAGAAAATGATATAAAAAAATTAATCAAATCAGCTTCTTCAAATAACATAAAAACTATAATATCAAATCATGACTTTAATAAAACACCTTCAAAAAAAGAAATAATATCAAGAATCAATAAAATGATAAAATTAAAATGCGATATAGCAAAAGTTGCTTATATGCCTAAAAATAAAAAAGATGTTATTACATTGTTGGATGCATCAAGCGATATAAAAAATTTCCCTATAATAGCTATCTCTATGGGAAATATTGGAATTATAAGCAGAATATTCGGCTCTGTACTCACTTTTGCATCCGCAAAACGCTCATCTGCCCCGGGACAAATAGAATCTATGAAATTAAAATATATATTAGATACAGTTTACGAAAAAATTTAA
- a CDS encoding tetratricopeptide repeat protein, with protein MKTYAAVLASVITIVAILGGVFITKVSALSSPERYFQKGKRSYEIENYQEAINNLNEYLSIDSKSRPINNIAESYFMVADSLKRLKKYSLAKERLANIINNPDFVQYSTNAVLAYADIARLENNADPYIMSKLQENLKVGDSNLASKINVQYGYQLFLQKKYGEALSYFLRNDGELAVLGRARVYFNMNEYDRAFETYEDFLKYNKTSIYYDEVVRTYLIQVPAMAHKTFVETNYIKSRMYYTKIAELFPRTEYAEEALFRIAQSYYNEKNYNRALEYYNRVRLNNVYTLDAEALLYIGLSYFKVGRYSDSYKVLDTFISEYPANPNVSRAREYMQALQETLLAIN; from the coding sequence ATGAAAACTTATGCAGCAGTTTTGGCATCTGTTATAACTATAGTAGCAATATTAGGCGGAGTATTCATTACCAAAGTATCAGCATTATCGTCTCCTGAAAGATATTTTCAAAAGGGAAAAAGAAGCTATGAGATAGAAAATTATCAGGAGGCTATTAATAATTTAAATGAATATTTATCCATAGATAGTAAATCAAGACCGATAAATAATATAGCAGAATCATATTTTATGGTGGCAGATTCTTTAAAAAGATTAAAAAAATATTCTTTGGCAAAAGAAAGACTTGCTAATATAATAAATAATCCGGACTTTGTTCAATACTCTACAAATGCAGTTTTAGCTTATGCCGATATAGCAAGATTAGAAAATAATGCAGATCCATATATAATGTCAAAACTGCAGGAAAATTTAAAAGTAGGCGATTCAAATTTAGCATCAAAAATAAATGTACAATATGGTTATCAATTATTCCTTCAAAAGAAATACGGTGAGGCATTAAGCTATTTCCTAAGAAATGATGGAGAATTGGCAGTACTTGGAAGGGCAAGAGTTTATTTCAATATGAATGAATATGACAGAGCATTTGAAACTTATGAGGATTTTCTTAAATATAATAAAACAAGTATATATTATGATGAAGTTGTAAGAACATATTTGATACAGGTACCTGCTATGGCTCATAAAACTTTTGTTGAAACTAATTATATAAAATCAAGAATGTATTATACAAAAATAGCAGAATTATTCCCTAGAACTGAATATGCAGAAGAAGCTTTATTTAGAATAGCTCAGTCATACTATAATGAAAAGAATTATAACAGAGCATTAGAGTATTATAATAGAGTAAGACTTAATAATGTATATACTTTAGATGCTGAGGCTTTACTTTATATAGGCTTATCATATTTCAAAGTAGGAAGATACTCTGATTCTTATAAGGTTTTGGATACTTTTATATCAGAATATCCGGCTAATCCTAATGTTTCAAGGGCAAGAGAATATATGCAGGCTTTGCAGGAAACTTTGCTTGCTATTAATTAG
- a CDS encoding amino acid ABC transporter substrate-binding protein, whose translation MKRISSILLFIIFAFIVSCGGGDKAASDNTAENTAASEDNSLQKVKDAGKLVLGLDDTFAPMGFRDENGEVVGFDIDLAKEVASRLGVELEIKPIEWSSSILSLNKGDVDVLWNGVTINEARKQQINFSKPYLNNRLVIVKAIDDNTINSKDDLSGKVLGVQVGSNDEALTADPASKYAKEIRRYDVNVNAFLDLQAKRIDAVVIDEVAAQYYISEKKAPFVVVDNSPLTEELYGVGFRKSDEKLLAEVDRILDEMRADGKATEISQKWFAKDIFLK comes from the coding sequence ATGAAGCGTATATCAAGTATTTTATTATTTATTATTTTTGCCTTTATTGTAAGCTGCGGCGGCGGTGATAAAGCTGCTTCTGATAATACAGCAGAAAATACTGCAGCATCAGAAGATAATTCATTACAAAAAGTAAAGGATGCCGGAAAATTAGTGTTGGGCTTGGATGACACTTTTGCTCCAATGGGATTCAGAGATGAAAATGGAGAAGTAGTAGGTTTTGATATAGACTTAGCTAAAGAAGTTGCTTCAAGACTTGGAGTAGAATTGGAAATAAAGCCTATAGAATGGTCTAGTTCTATATTGAGTCTTAATAAAGGCGATGTAGATGTACTTTGGAATGGAGTTACTATTAATGAAGCTAGAAAACAGCAGATTAATTTTTCTAAACCTTATCTTAATAACAGACTTGTTATAGTAAAAGCTATTGATGACAACACTATTAATTCTAAAGATGATTTGTCAGGAAAAGTATTAGGTGTTCAGGTTGGAAGCAATGATGAAGCATTAACAGCTGATCCTGCAAGTAAATATGCTAAAGAAATACGAAGATATGATGTTAATGTAAATGCATTTTTGGATTTGCAGGCTAAAAGAATAGATGCTGTTGTTATAGATGAAGTTGCAGCTCAGTATTATATATCTGAGAAAAAAGCTCCATTTGTAGTTGTTGATAACAGTCCTTTGACAGAAGAATTATATGGTGTAGGATTTAGAAAAAGTGATGAAAAACTTTTGGCAGAGGTAGACAGAATATTAGATGAGATGAGAGCTGATGGTAAAGCTACTGAAATATCTCAGAAATGGTTTGCTAAAGATATATTTTTAAAATAA
- the mgtE gene encoding magnesium transporter: protein MTENKEYTEIINIIENQRWDKLKYLLSNMHAAEVVDIIRILDNDKNRSMVFRLLSRENAAYVFSELDTEEQEKIIVSMSDNELKELMHDMSPDDRTSLFEELPADITKKIFSLMGEKDLNVTRQLLGYPEDSIGRIMTPEYIDVLPDYTVKQTLEYIRKYGKDSETFEVIYVVQKDDTLIGYILLKDLLFASQNEKIEDLMHTDIIYLSVYSDQEEAVRVGRKYDLLYIPVVDSKNALIGIVTIDDIFDIAEEEDTEDFHKLGAISIDDDFDSNIKQANPIVLYKRRIFWLFVLVFVNIVSGYVIGMFEETISRYVSLIFFLPLLIDSAGNAGAQSSTLIIRSLSVGDVKKSDWLFMLGKEILVSTTLGLTMSVAVSLIAVFRGGLIIALVVSLSMILVVIIGSLIGLCLPFLFVKFKKDPTTSSVPLVTSICDISGTAIYLLLATTILANFSK, encoded by the coding sequence ATGACAGAAAACAAAGAATATACAGAAATTATTAATATTATAGAAAATCAGAGATGGGATAAACTTAAATATTTGCTTTCTAATATGCATGCTGCTGAAGTAGTGGATATTATACGTATACTTGATAATGATAAAAATAGAAGTATGGTTTTTAGACTTTTATCAAGAGAAAATGCAGCATATGTATTTTCTGAGCTTGATACAGAAGAACAGGAAAAAATCATAGTTTCTATGAGTGATAATGAGCTTAAAGAACTTATGCATGATATGAGTCCTGATGACAGAACCTCACTTTTTGAGGAACTTCCAGCAGACATTACAAAAAAGATATTTTCTTTAATGGGGGAAAAAGACCTTAATGTTACAAGGCAGTTATTAGGATATCCTGAAGACAGTATAGGACGTATAATGACGCCTGAATATATAGATGTTCTGCCGGATTATACTGTTAAACAGACTTTAGAATATATTAGAAAATACGGTAAAGATTCTGAAACTTTTGAAGTTATATATGTTGTTCAAAAAGATGATACTTTAATAGGATATATTTTATTAAAAGATTTATTATTTGCTTCTCAGAACGAAAAAATAGAAGATCTTATGCATACAGATATAATATATTTGTCGGTATATTCGGATCAGGAAGAGGCTGTTAGGGTAGGGAGAAAATATGATTTACTCTATATACCTGTTGTAGATTCTAAAAATGCTTTGATAGGTATTGTTACTATAGATGATATATTTGATATAGCAGAAGAAGAGGATACAGAGGATTTTCATAAATTAGGTGCTATTAGTATAGATGATGATTTTGACAGTAATATAAAACAGGCTAATCCTATTGTACTTTATAAAAGAAGAATATTTTGGCTTTTTGTTTTAGTATTTGTTAATATTGTATCAGGATATGTTATAGGAATGTTTGAAGAGACTATAAGCAGGTATGTTTCTTTGATATTTTTCTTACCACTACTTATAGACAGTGCAGGAAATGCAGGTGCTCAGTCATCAACTCTCATAATAAGGAGTTTATCTGTAGGAGATGTTAAGAAAAGCGATTGGCTTTTTATGCTTGGAAAAGAGATACTTGTTTCCACTACTCTTGGACTTACTATGAGCGTAGCTGTATCATTAATTGCTGTTTTCAGGGGAGGTTTAATTATAGCATTAGTTGTATCACTTTCTATGATATTAGTTGTTATTATAGGAAGTTTGATAGGTTTATGCCTGCCGTTTTTATTTGTTAAGTTTAAGAAGGATCCTACTACCAGCAGCGTACCTCTTGTTACTTCTATATGTGATATTAGCGGTACTGCTATATATTTATTGCTTGCCACTACTATACTTGCTAACTTTTCTAAATAG
- a CDS encoding RidA family protein has product MDKKIIKTHKAPQAIGPYSQAVKSGNFIFASGQIPLDPVSGNMAENDIKKQTERVMENIKGLLESENLTMANIIKTTCFLTDMGNFAAFNEVYATYFPENPPARSTVAIKALPKDALVEVEIIAVIN; this is encoded by the coding sequence ATGGATAAAAAAATCATTAAAACACACAAAGCACCTCAAGCAATAGGTCCTTATTCTCAAGCAGTAAAAAGCGGAAATTTTATTTTTGCATCAGGTCAAATACCTTTGGACCCTGTAAGCGGCAATATGGCCGAAAATGATATAAAAAAACAAACTGAAAGAGTTATGGAAAATATTAAAGGTCTTTTAGAATCAGAAAATTTAACTATGGCTAATATTATTAAAACTACTTGTTTCTTAACAGATATGGGGAATTTTGCAGCTTTTAATGAAGTATATGCAACTTATTTCCCAGAAAATCCTCCTGCAAGAAGCACTGTTGCTATAAAAGCTTTGCCTAAAGATGCTTTGGTAGAAGTTGAGATAATTGCTGTTATAAACTGA
- the pfkA gene encoding 6-phosphofructokinase, with the protein MSDIKKIGVLTSGGDASGMNPAIRSVVRTAIANGLEVMGIKEGYQGLMYNDVYPMTAGSVGGIINHGGTILFSARSPEFQTEDGMKKAADNMRYHGMDALIVIGGDGTYKGALDFYNHHPDFPIVAIPGTIDNDIFGTDYTIGYDTAVNVAMDAIDKLRDTATSHGRCFVVEVMGRHAGYIALEVGIASGAEDILIPETTTDMDKIVEELQIAKKRGKKSSIIVVAEGDESGGAMEVAKQIEGKTGFDTRVTILGHMQRGGSPTSRERLMAARFGYIAVKALLEGKKNVAVGIWKGEYTYTPLTDAVKKVPKIDPIDLALCRTLAI; encoded by the coding sequence ATGTCTGATATAAAAAAAATTGGTGTATTAACAAGCGGAGGAGATGCCTCTGGAATGAATCCTGCTATAAGAAGTGTTGTAAGAACAGCAATAGCCAATGGTTTGGAAGTAATGGGAATTAAAGAGGGCTATCAAGGACTTATGTATAATGATGTATACCCAATGACAGCTGGAAGTGTTGGAGGCATCATTAATCATGGAGGAACTATATTATTTTCTGCAAGATCACCTGAATTTCAAACAGAAGACGGTATGAAAAAAGCCGCTGATAATATGAGATATCATGGTATGGACGCCTTAATAGTAATAGGCGGAGACGGAACTTATAAAGGGGCTTTGGATTTTTATAATCATCACCCTGATTTTCCTATAGTAGCAATACCGGGTACTATTGACAATGATATTTTTGGTACTGATTATACTATAGGTTATGATACGGCTGTTAATGTAGCAATGGACGCTATTGATAAATTAAGAGATACTGCTACAAGCCATGGAAGATGCTTTGTCGTAGAAGTTATGGGAAGACATGCAGGATATATTGCATTAGAGGTTGGAATAGCTTCAGGAGCTGAGGATATTTTAATACCTGAAACTACAACTGATATGGACAAAATAGTAGAAGAATTACAAATTGCCAAAAAAAGAGGTAAAAAATCTTCTATTATTGTAGTAGCAGAAGGCGATGAATCAGGCGGAGCTATGGAAGTAGCTAAACAAATTGAGGGTAAAACAGGTTTCGATACACGCGTTACTATATTAGGACACATGCAAAGAGGTGGTTCACCTACTTCAAGAGAGCGTTTGATGGCGGCAAGATTTGGTTATATTGCTGTTAAAGCTTTATTGGAAGGAAAGAAAAATGTTGCTGTAGGAATTTGGAAAGGTGAATATACTTACACTCCTTTAACTGATGCTGTAAAAAAAGTTCCTAAAATAGATCCTATAGACTTGGCATTATGCAGAACCCTTGCTATATAA
- a CDS encoding amino acid ABC transporter ATP-binding protein, giving the protein MSSETNLKVVNIKKHYKDTPAINGVSFTVNKGDILSIIGPSGAGKSSLLRNIIQIEEPDYGEVYIDNEVLFCKREGEKALNITHADFMKRKEKIGMIFQHFNLFPHKTALENIIEAPIVVKKQNKDEAIEEALKLLDSVGLKHKKDSYPNELSGGQKQRVAIARALAMKPEILLCDEPTSALDPELIGEVLSVLKELAKEKMTMIVVSHEISFVRELSTNIAFMDGGKIIAMDTSSNFFNNQSNDRIKEFLNKIFHK; this is encoded by the coding sequence ATGTCATCAGAAACTAATTTGAAAGTTGTAAATATAAAAAAACATTATAAAGACACTCCAGCTATAAACGGAGTATCATTTACAGTTAATAAAGGTGATATACTTTCTATTATAGGACCTTCAGGAGCCGGAAAGAGTTCGCTATTAAGAAATATTATACAGATAGAAGAACCTGATTACGGAGAGGTTTATATAGATAATGAAGTTTTATTTTGTAAGAGGGAAGGTGAGAAGGCATTAAATATTACGCATGCGGATTTTATGAAGCGTAAGGAAAAAATAGGTATGATATTTCAGCATTTTAATTTATTTCCTCATAAAACGGCATTAGAAAATATAATAGAAGCTCCTATTGTGGTAAAGAAGCAGAATAAAGATGAAGCAATTGAAGAGGCGTTAAAACTTTTAGACAGTGTAGGGCTTAAACATAAAAAAGACAGTTATCCGAATGAATTATCAGGCGGACAAAAACAGAGAGTTGCTATTGCGAGAGCTTTGGCTATGAAACCGGAGATACTTCTTTGCGATGAGCCTACATCAGCCTTAGATCCGGAGCTTATAGGTGAAGTTTTATCGGTATTAAAAGAGCTTGCTAAAGAGAAAATGACTATGATTGTTGTAAGCCATGAAATAAGTTTTGTAAGAGAACTCTCTACAAATATTGCTTTTATGGACGGCGGAAAAATTATTGCTATGGATACTTCTTCCAATTTCTTTAATAATCAGAGTAATGATAGGATTAAAGAGTTTTTGAATAAAATATTTCATAAATGA
- a CDS encoding leucine-rich repeat domain-containing protein: MENIDKKIEDKLNSIYDFLKKNNINKYINYSRKKLLNIKKLDLSSLKLNYIPKEINILTNLETLDICNNLIEEIPESISELVNLKYIDASFNKLTKLPKKISLLQNIEEIDISNNMFKSFPKEIYNLKQLKAINVSGYYLNEIPKEIFSLVKLERLDLSNNNIENIPNDIAKLKNLEKLCLNNNNINKIPKNIEKLSKLKILSLKNNNLEDINEYIGKLENLEEFYFSSKHTIKAAENFYSLANLKKLYIEGDFSYIKNNIHRLKNIEHLYLANNYQ, translated from the coding sequence ATGGAAAATATAGACAAAAAAATAGAAGATAAATTAAATAGTATATATGATTTTTTAAAAAAGAATAATATAAATAAATATATTAATTACAGCAGAAAAAAATTATTGAATATTAAAAAGTTAGATTTAAGCTCTTTAAAATTAAATTATATTCCAAAAGAAATCAATATATTAACAAATCTTGAAACTTTGGATATATGCAATAACCTAATAGAAGAAATACCTGAAAGTATATCTGAATTAGTAAATTTAAAATATATTGATGCCAGCTTCAATAAATTAACAAAATTACCAAAAAAAATATCTTTACTTCAGAATATTGAAGAAATAGATATATCTAATAACATGTTTAAATCTTTTCCTAAAGAGATATACAATTTAAAACAATTAAAAGCTATTAATGTTTCTGGATATTATTTAAATGAAATACCAAAAGAAATTTTTAGCTTAGTAAAATTAGAAAGATTGGATTTATCTAATAATAATATAGAAAATATCCCTAATGATATTGCTAAATTAAAAAATTTAGAAAAACTTTGTTTAAATAATAATAATATAAACAAAATACCTAAAAACATAGAAAAACTTTCCAAATTAAAAATTCTGTCTTTAAAAAATAATAATTTGGAGGATATTAACGAATATATAGGAAAATTAGAAAATCTTGAGGAGTTTTATTTCAGCAGCAAACATACAATTAAAGCAGCAGAAAATTTTTATTCTCTAGCAAACTTAAAAAAACTATATATAGAGGGGGATTTTTCATATATAAAAAATAATATACATAGATTAAAAAATATTGAACATTTATATTTAGCAAATAATTATCAATAA
- a CDS encoding DUF368 domain-containing protein: MRNYISYFIKGMAIGIANAIPGVSGGTIAFVLGIYEKLTYAISILPNALIKLKWEEIKESLKVLIPVVLGAGISIVLFLKLINYTFTYYPIPTRIFFVGLILGSFPFITKTVEEFNFKVFIAFFIGAFIMAVFVYFDINKPVGETTYAGNFSLIYGIKLFLCGIAAAVAMVIPGISGSLLLLILGEYENISYFISSFVDTFNFSLLIPLIFLGLGVVIGIFGISKLVTILLQKYKSTLFGFVLGIIIVSFLSLWPNITSMSLPMLTSTVISMCVGFLVAIGMEKI, from the coding sequence ATGAGAAACTATATATCATATTTTATTAAAGGAATGGCTATAGGTATTGCCAATGCCATACCGGGCGTATCGGGAGGTACTATTGCTTTTGTATTAGGAATATATGAAAAATTAACTTATGCTATATCAATTTTACCTAATGCATTAATAAAATTAAAATGGGAAGAAATAAAAGAAAGCTTAAAAGTTTTGATTCCTGTTGTATTAGGGGCTGGTATTTCTATAGTATTATTTTTAAAACTTATAAATTATACATTTACTTATTATCCTATACCGACTAGAATATTTTTTGTAGGACTTATATTAGGTTCTTTTCCATTTATAACAAAAACAGTGGAAGAATTTAATTTTAAAGTCTTTATAGCATTTTTTATAGGTGCTTTTATTATGGCGGTGTTTGTATATTTCGATATAAATAAGCCTGTAGGTGAAACCACTTATGCTGGAAATTTTTCACTAATTTATGGTATTAAATTGTTTTTATGCGGTATAGCTGCTGCTGTTGCTATGGTTATACCCGGAATATCAGGCTCTTTGCTTTTACTTATATTAGGAGAATATGAAAATATATCATATTTTATATCCTCATTTGTAGATACTTTTAATTTCAGCCTCTTAATTCCTTTAATATTTTTAGGTTTAGGTGTTGTTATAGGAATATTCGGCATATCAAAACTTGTAACTATACTTCTTCAGAAATATAAATCTACTTTATTCGGATTTGTTCTTGGTATTATAATAGTATCATTTTTAAGTTTATGGCCTAATATTACATCTATGAGTCTTCCTATGCTCACTTCCACAGTTATTTCTATGTGTGTCGGTTTCTTGGTTGCTATAGGTATGGAAAAAATATAA
- a CDS encoding WecB/TagA/CpsF family glycosyltransferase — protein sequence MIQNKSILGIRIDSFQVSLEEILDYLKYGKNILIISLDVHKLLKIRYNKKLKEIINNSSLVIAAHPSIAKAYKFIHKEEINYINEFILFSKVLDYIEQKKMSMFLFGDEEKYFFTISEKIKKIYPGIYMLGNYQNTKDKEELDKAFIGFKKIEPDVFLMYMEFKKSLYWFNNNKQNLDMKFFIPFKRPLDSFAGKIKPPSMEILNKNKYESFYAKKNVFRVFLYIDYIRFWILVFFEKLTTKKDKKNTVSNN from the coding sequence ATGATACAGAATAAATCCATTTTAGGAATAAGAATCGACAGTTTCCAAGTTAGTCTTGAAGAAATACTTGACTACCTTAAATATGGAAAAAATATACTCATAATATCTCTGGATGTGCATAAATTACTAAAAATAAGATATAATAAAAAATTAAAAGAGATTATAAATAATTCTTCTTTAGTGATTGCTGCACATCCTTCTATAGCCAAAGCTTATAAATTTATTCATAAAGAAGAAATAAATTATATTAATGAATTCATTTTATTTTCAAAAGTACTAGATTATATAGAACAAAAAAAGATGTCTATGTTTTTATTCGGAGATGAAGAAAAATACTTCTTTACTATATCTGAAAAAATTAAAAAGATTTATCCGGGTATTTATATGCTTGGTAATTATCAAAATACTAAAGATAAAGAAGAATTGGATAAAGCATTTATCGGTTTTAAAAAGATAGAACCTGATGTATTTTTAATGTATATGGAATTCAAGAAATCTTTATATTGGTTTAATAATAATAAACAAAATTTAGATATGAAATTTTTTATTCCATTCAAAAGACCATTGGATAGTTTTGCCGGAAAAATAAAACCTCCTAGTATGGAAATATTAAATAAAAATAAATATGAATCATTCTACGCCAAAAAAAATGTATTTAGAGTATTCTTATATATTGATTATATAAGATTTTGGATATTAGTTTTCTTTGAAAAACTTACAACTAAAAAAGATAAAAAAAATACCGTTTCAAACAACTAA
- a CDS encoding amino acid ABC transporter permease produces MDYVISTTLYLLKGTYTTLCLYFVTAIISLPLSMLFAALQFSAPKFVRYIFDIYAWIFRGTPLILQLIFFYYGLPLMTNNMIAFPAFTSAAVTFILNYSAYLMEIFRAGIESIEKGQYEAGFALNLSYRQIMTRIILPQAVRRVLPPLSNEAINLIKDTALVIVLGIGDLMLHARQILTRDYKLLPFFIAAIIYLIFTSILVLVFRQLEKKYVIRN; encoded by the coding sequence ATGGATTATGTAATATCTACTACTTTGTACCTATTAAAAGGAACATATACTACTTTATGTCTTTACTTTGTAACTGCTATAATTTCTCTTCCCTTATCTATGCTTTTTGCCGCATTGCAGTTTAGTGCTCCAAAGTTTGTAAGATATATTTTTGATATATATGCTTGGATATTTAGAGGCACTCCTTTAATACTGCAGCTTATATTCTTTTATTACGGACTTCCTCTTATGACCAATAATATGATAGCTTTTCCAGCTTTTACATCAGCTGCGGTAACTTTTATACTTAATTATTCCGCCTATCTTATGGAGATATTCAGAGCTGGTATTGAAAGTATAGAGAAAGGTCAGTATGAGGCTGGTTTTGCACTTAATTTAAGCTACAGACAGATTATGACTAGAATAATACTTCCGCAGGCTGTGAGAAGAGTTCTACCTCCGCTTTCTAATGAGGCTATTAACTTGATAAAAGATACTGCTTTGGTTATAGTATTGGGTATAGGCGATTTAATGCTTCATGCAAGACAGATACTTACAAGAGATTATAAATTGCTCCCATTTTTTATAGCAGCTATTATATATTTGATTTTTACTTCTATTTTGGTTCTTGTATTCAGACAATTGGAGAAGAAATATGTCATCAGAAACTAA
- the aroE gene encoding shikimate dehydrogenase, which produces MQVNAETILTGLFASPSKHSISPIMHNEGFNKLNLNYIYLAFEVDKNNLKDAVTSIRMLNMRGVNLSMPNKKEVIKYLDNISEAAELSQSVNTIVNNNGILTGYSTDGEGFIKSLEEEQVFIKNKNITILGTGGASIAIISQAALYGVKEIYVFKRDTNWNEQKKIIDNIAGKTNCSISLYSLEDKNILKSKIENSYVLINATSVGMKEDVSLIEDSSFFRNDLVVSDCIYHPAKTKLLKIAEKEGCKIINGMGMLLYQGALAFELWTNKKMPVEYIKNIIFK; this is translated from the coding sequence ATGCAAGTAAATGCTGAAACTATACTAACAGGACTATTCGCATCACCTTCAAAGCATAGCATATCACCTATTATGCATAATGAAGGATTTAATAAACTTAATCTTAATTATATATATTTAGCTTTTGAGGTTGATAAAAACAATTTAAAAGATGCTGTAACTTCTATAAGAATGCTTAATATGAGAGGCGTTAATTTATCTATGCCTAATAAAAAAGAAGTAATAAAATATTTAGACAATATATCAGAAGCTGCAGAACTTTCACAAAGTGTAAATACTATAGTAAATAATAACGGAATACTCACAGGATACAGTACGGACGGTGAAGGATTTATAAAATCCTTAGAAGAAGAACAAGTATTTATAAAAAATAAAAATATTACTATATTGGGAACAGGAGGAGCTTCTATTGCTATAATATCTCAGGCAGCATTATATGGAGTTAAAGAAATATATGTATTTAAAAGAGATACGAATTGGAATGAGCAGAAAAAGATTATAGATAATATTGCCGGTAAAACTAACTGTTCTATAAGCCTGTATTCTTTAGAAGATAAAAATATATTAAAATCAAAGATAGAAAATAGTTATGTATTAATAAATGCCACAAGTGTCGGTATGAAAGAAGATGTTTCTCTTATAGAAGATTCATCTTTCTTCAGAAATGATTTAGTAGTAAGCGACTGCATATACCATCCTGCGAAAACTAAATTATTAAAAATAGCAGAAAAAGAAGGATGCAAAATAATAAATGGAATGGGTATGTTATTATATCAAGGTGCTTTAGCTTTTGAGCTTTGGACTAATAAGAAAATGCCTGTAGAATATATTAAAAATATTATATTTAAATAA